The Octopus bimaculoides isolate UCB-OBI-ISO-001 chromosome 16, ASM119413v2, whole genome shotgun sequence genome window below encodes:
- the LOC106880419 gene encoding calponin-1: protein MANRPRGFGLSAEITRRMKKKYDVELEQQARVWIEGVIGEQLGEDNSVPLGETGFHQQLKDGVILCKLMNQLSPNSIRKINTNKSAFYMMENIANFLKAIESYGVLKNDLFQTVDLYDNTNMLQVVNTLHALGRKARQKGYPGPCIGPKEAEKNERNFTDEQLMAGSNIISLQMGTNKGASQAGMNFGKSRSIVD from the exons ATGAAGAAAAAGTATGATGTTGAGTTAGAGCAGCAAGCCAGAGTTTGGATTGAAGGTGTTATTGGAGAACAGTTG GGAGAAGACAATAGTGTACCACTTGGAGAAACTGGTTTTCATCAACAGTTGAAAGATGGAGTAATACTTTGCAA GTTAATGAATCAGTTATCTCCAAACAGCATTAGgaagataaacacaaataaatcTGCCTTTTACATGATGGAGAATATTGCAAACTTTTTAAAAGCCATCGAATCTTATGGTGTCCTGAAGAACGATCTATTTCAGACTGTTGATCTTTACGACAACACAAATATGCTACAAGTTGTTAATACTCTACATGCTTTAGGAAGaaag GCACGTCAGAAGGGATATCCTGGTCCATGTATAGGACCAAAGGAAGCAGAGAAAAATGAACGGAATTTTACAGATGAACAGTTAATGGCTGGCAGCAATATTATAAGTCTTCAAATGGGCACCAATAAAGGTGCTTCTCAAGCAGGGATGAATTTTGGCAAATCACGAAGcattgttgattga